The genomic window TAATGTGGCAAGCAGTAGGTTATCAACTATAAACTTATCAATTGTTGTTTGCCCACAGGCGTACTTCGCTGACAGCAACAAGGTAATCGCCCTCGATGCATTTGATTAGAATCTTAAATCAATGATAACAAAATTTTTAATCACATGCCTGTGTTTTTCTAAGCAACAAGATCGCGACCCTGTTTTTTCCGAGGACCTCGGTCTCGCCATTGAGAAGCTGAGGGATGGATTTACGCTTCAAGGATTGTGGGAAGTCATGAGCTAAAATATACATTATTTATCCATGTAGATATTGTGATTACAGGAAGCACATTTGTATAGTTTTTAtagtatataaatatttactgtcaacatgaccttattatatatttttgttgtaAAGCAAATAAATATCTTATATAATCCAACATAGTTACTATGTACCTTATTACTTGGTGTCTAAACACAGCACTCAAGTATTGGAATAATGCTAAAAGAGGACAAAGTGTCATCGCCTATAGCAGCAGCTGTTCGTATACTATGGCTACATGCTAATACTGTTCTAGAATGCCAAACGTGAGCAATGAATTCTAAAACAAATCTGACCCAAGTCTTTTTCAGTTTCATTGACTGACTACATGTACCCCAAGCCGAGGTCAGAGGTGGTAAAAGTACTCCTAAGTACAGATATGAAGCTCATAGGTTATTTCGGTGAGGGCCACTAACAATGCTGTTACGAATCACCAGGGTGACGAGGCTCCTCGGTTGTTTTTACTCCATGACAGCTGTTTGTGGGCTCTGATAGGGCCAAGCTGAATTCCTCCCAGATGGGGCGCCGGGCTAAATTTAGAGGAGCACGGTTATACTGACGGGAGCCTCGGATCTGACCGTTATAAAACTCCGCTCCTTCACCGCGGCCGGTTGTATTCGCTCTGCTGCTCTTCCGATACGATCGTGACCGCAATGGACCCTCGAGGGTTGAAGGAAGATCTACGGCTCTTTCAGAGCACTTTGCTTCAGGACGGACTCAAAGAGCTcctgaatgaaaataaattggTGGACTGCATCTTGAAGGTGGGTGACAGGAGCATCCCTTGCCATCGCCTGATCTTGGCAGCATGCAGCCCTTACTTCCGGGAGCTTTACTTCTCCGAAGATGGCAGGGAAGTGGACAAAAAGGAAGTGGTTTTGGAGGATCTGGATCCTGCCGTCATGGAGGCCATTGTGAAGTACATGTACTCGGCAGAGATCGACATCAACGATGACAACGTGCAGGACGTCCTGACCGTTGCCAGCCGCTTCCAGATCCCTTCGGTGTTCACGGTGTGCGTGAACTTCCTCCAGCAGAAGATAACCATGAAGAACTGTCTTgccatttacaggatggggCTGATGATCAACTGCCCCAGACTGGCAATAGCGGCTCGAGATTACATCGCCGATCGGTTCATGACCGTCGCTAAGGACTCTGACTTTTTGGAACTCGCGCCTCCTGAACTCTTTGCTCTTATTGGAGCAGATgctctgaatgtggagaaggaaGAAGTGGTGTTTGAAACCCTCATGAAGTGGATCAGGAAAGACAAGGAGAATCGCATCAAGTCCTTAAAGGAGGCCTTCGATTGCATCCGTTTCCGATTACTCCCAGAGAAGTATTTCCAGGAAAAGGTTGAAAAGGACGACCTCATCAAAAGCAATCCGGATGTCGCTCCAAAAATCAAAGAGATCAAGGAAGCGTTTGCGGGGAAGTTGCCAGAGAAGAAAAAGGGCGATGCTGAAGGCGAGGAGGCCAGCTTGCCCGGCTACCTGAATGATACTCGCAGATACGGCATGTTTGCTAAAGACTTTGTGCTGATGATCAACGACACAGCTGCGGTGGCCTATGACGGGCAGGAAAACGAATGTTTCTTAGCCGCTATGACTGAGCAAATCCCCCGAAACCACATCAGTCTGGTGTCCAAGAAGAACAACCTCTATGTCTTGGGAGGACTCTTTGTGGACGAAGACAACAAGGACAATCCACTGCAGTGTTACTTCTATCAGGTAAAGATTTGGTTTTATCACATGGAAGAAGGTAGTGGTCGGAATAAAGTTGATTTAAATGTCCTTCTAGATGGACAATCTTGCTGGAAGTTGGGTTGCGTTGCCCCCCATGCCCTCCCCTAGGTGCTTGTTTGGTATGGGGGAGTTTGAAAATCTCATCTTCGCTGTGGCGGGAAAAGACTTGGAGAGCAATCAGTCCCATGACACCGTTATGTGCTATGACACGGAGTAAGTCTCGCTGTTTTTGTCAAGAGTTTCAATTGAAATCCTTTAATTAATGCTTTTATTTCTGCTGTTTTTAGAAAGCTGAAGTGGTCGGAAACAAAAAAGTTGCCCCTTAGGGTCCATGGACACAGCGTGGTCTCTGAGAACGGACTGGTTTATTGTATTGGCGGGAAAACAGATGATAAGTAAGttgaactgttttttttttctgcattgtgTTGGTATTAATTTTTCCTTCAAATCTAGCAAACCAACCAATAAGATGTTAGCGTACAACCACAAGAGGTCCGAGTGGAAAGAGGTGGCTGCCATGAAGACGCCACGGTCCATGTTCGGAGCCGTCGTCCACAAAGGGAAGATCATTGTGGCCGGAGGAGTCAATGAAGAAGGCCTCACCGCCGCCTGTGAAGCTTACGACTTTTCAACCAACAAGTACGTGGATCACACAGAACCGAGTCAGTCCGATAAATTTCATCATCCACCAATTTTCTCTTGTCTTATTCCAGGTGGTCACCATTCACAGAGTTTCCCCAGGAGAGAAGTTCCATCAACCTGGTCAGCTGCGGAGGACTCCTGTACGCCATCGGAGGCTTCGCCATGGTGCAGAACGACAACAAGGAGTGTGAGCCCGTTGAAGTTGTGGACATTTGGCAGTACGTGACTTTTTGTGCCGTACGTAGCGTTCTGTCGTGAGACTCGACCGCACTCTGAGAATGCGTTCGCTCCCTCCCAGGTACGAAGACGACAAGAAGGAGTGGACGGGGATGATCCGAGAGATGCGCTATGCGGCCGGAGCCTCCTGCGCAGCCATGCGCCTCAATGCGGCCCGTATGGCTAAATTGTAACAGCTCAGGAACAGATTTATACCTATCTATACACTTGCAGACTTCAATTCCAACTGAAGAGAAACAACTCCACAGATGAAAAAAGAGAACAAAAGCTCCCATcttgtaaaaaatattttttactctATGAAAGCAAATATCCATGACATGATGAATATAAATAAGTAGCACTTGATGATACTTCTGTAAAATGATGACTAGGCTCAAAGAGTGTTGACTTTATAGTAACTGTTATTTCAATAAATAATTCCTTCAGGGCAAAAGCtctgtaaatattttctttttgaggTATTCCTTCCACGCATCCAGTGTTGAAAGCTCCATTGAGTTCCATTCAAAGTGAGGGATCTGGAAACGCAACAAGGGTAAGACAACTTAACTTGCGTATATTTGACAGCCAAGATAATGTTGAGAATATTTttgtaatataaataatacacacctgaacaacacgatatccCAAAATTTCAAGATGCCGTTTCCTCATTAGGGCCTCCCCTTTTATATGCTGGGAATTTTTGCAGAAAGACTTGGAATCGAGGAAGTTGATAGCAACACTGTGATAAGTCGAAACAAATAAGtactcactttaaaaaaaaacattatttctcGTTCAGTAGTTTCCTACCGTTGTGCTCCCGGTGGAATTTCGTTCCTGATGTCGTCCAGTGAGTTCGAGTCCCAGTGGATCTTCCCTCTGTCCGAGATCTGCAAAGCACTCGGCTGGCTGTAAGGCAACGGCTGCAGTCGCTTGTCCAGAAGGCATTCAAAGTCTGTGGGACAGAAAGGAAAATATTCACAGGTCATCTTTGGTCTTCTTaatattgtatttgttttttgttcattgactttaattttcttttttttttttttttttaattatgtcgACCAGCATCCCAGAAAAAATTGAATTCGACTCACCTACAGTGTAAAAATACGGCGTGACCTCTGCAACGCGGACGAAATTAATCCCACCAAGAACTTCGCCCAACATTTTGTGAATCTGCTTCTGTACAGGATTGATAGCCCCGTTCCCTGAAGAGAGATTTGACACATTAcgtccgacatcagcttccagcaGGTCCGTAACCACAAGAACCTTCTCTTACCTTTCTTTTGCATCTGCTGGTGGTAGCGCTCGTGGAACCACGGCACCTGAAATTCGGGACATTCCAGGCACACGGCGCGGTTGAGCTCCATGAGACGTAGCCGGGTCCGCATGTTCAGGGCATCGGGTAGCACTGTGGAGTAAAAAGTATATAAGACGGATATGTTGGATATGGAACAAAACTACATACATACTTTCCAGCTGGGTGTCCAGTTTTCCGAGAAAATCTATGCTGAAGATTTCTTTAAGTAGTTCTTCGGGAAAACAGGCTGCTACCGACAAGTTATAGGCCAGCAGAACTAGTATATGAGGGTCAAAGGATCctagaaacacacacaaaatgttgtccattctcaaagatggccacATGGTACATAAGAATAAAATAAACCTTCTTACTTACTGATATGAGGAGTGAAGCGCTGTATGCAAACATCGTACAACTTGTCCGCCTTTTCGGAATCATAATTGAGGATAGAAAATGGAAGCAGGGTGGCATACGTTGCTGAGTGGTGAATCTTAAAGAGAGAAACAAACATTTGTATCCTTCAAtgtgaggcgtttttttttttaaatcaccttGTCGATGTCTCGAATGGCCACATCGGCGATACGCTCCATTAAAGGAGGGCAGTGATGATTTATCCTGGTTAAGAAGACGGACACATCTGGCACGTTGGTCCAGTTGATTTGGTCCATCATCCTCCGTAGCGTAGCCACGGTGTCGTCCAGCAACATTTCCTCAAACCACTCCCCCGAGATGCCCTTGAGTTCCTCAAGAAGCAGGTCCAGCCGCTCGGCCGTCTGCAGCCTCTGCTGGCCGCAGTGGTTGAGGCTCTGCAGCAGCCCCACGTACCTGCCGGGGGCGCCGTGGCGATACGATGGGTCGTTGCAAAGCCACCTGGCCACGGCTGAGGAAATACTACTGAGGTCGTTGAGGTTGCATTGGGACACCACCGCGTCCACCCGCGAGATCACGGCTTCTTCCAGGCGCGGTGAAGGAAGCATGGACAGGACGCGGGTCAACATGGTCACTTCGTAGGGGAGGACGCTGCACTCTAAGAATCTCGAGAAGAAAAAGGGGCCATTCCGACTTTTGGCTTTACAAGTTGATGGATTTATAAACTGTATTTTGGATATCAACTTACTTGACTAAGATGGTTCTTAGTTTGGCAAAGAGTTGTGGATTTGGATAATGCAACTGGTAAAGGGCTTGGGTGATTCTACCGATCTCCATGGGCCTGTAGATGTCGAGGTTTCTTTGGATTACGGTTACAatcctggaagaaaaaaaaacaagtggattAGTGAGTGATGTCAACTGGAGCTGTTTAGCAGCTAACAAACCCGGCATGATATGGACTCACTTGTTTATCAAGCTGAGGTTCCTACTTTGAATCTCCTCCAGCGTTTCAACAATGGCCAACGCCTGCTGCGCGCTCAACTCATCAGCCAAGAGAAACGCCGTGCTCTCCAAACTACAAGCCATAAAACAGGCACACTGATCAGAAATGGTACAAAAAATTACAATTGTGTGTTTTTCCACAACAAACCCGTCTCTGATCTCCTGACTGGCCATGGGTGCCAGAGCAGCAAACAATTTCGTAAAAGAGAGGGGCTCCGTGCTCGACTGGATGAGTTCCATCAGCCGTAGTTTCACAGCCAGCCTGAAGTCGCAGTTGTTGAACTGCAGTGACTGATACAGCCCCATGAAAATGCTGATGTTTTCCGCCTCCAGCCTGGGAATGTTGCGCAAGAAGATCTGGTTGCATTTCTCCAGGAGAGGCCTGTGGCTGTACTTGATGTTGCGCAGGAATTGCACCACTCTGCGAGCGTTGTTGTAGTTTGACGGATCCATCGTGTCTAAGAGGTGGTCCGCTCGACTAATCAAGGCATCCCGTAGACGGGGAGACACCAGGGATGAAATGCTAATCAGTAACGTCGTTAGGATTCTGCAGAGGGGAAACACCACCATTGTATCAGCTTTTGATGCGCTTGGTGGCTAACCGATTAATCATCTTTCTACCAACCTGGCATCATTGATGGATGACAACTTCTGATCCACAATGTTTGTGATGTGGCCCATTAGAGGACTTTGTTGAAGTTGCTGATCACTAAGGCAAATGGCAAACTTGGACAGGGAAGTCAATGGAAGTCTGCAAATATgcaaaaaatgattattttaaacTTATACCAGGAAATATGAAGACACTCAAATGAAAACAATGACTCACTTGTCTAATCTTAACCAAGCCTCTGAAACCAAATGCTGAACAAGCGAGTCATGAGGATCTACATTCAACCTGAAAAACAGTACAATAGCATGTTGCACTTATTTACATATATTTCCATCTTCAGATTGATGGTTCACTTCACATACCTGAGGAAACTATACAGTAAGTCCACCAACATAAAATCATCCATGAGAGAAATTTTGTTCTCAGCCAGAACCCGAAGTGTCAGGAACTGTGGATGATTCTTGATGAGATGAACTGTTCTTAGCAATTGCGGTTTCTCTTTCTGGAAATACCACAGCATCTTCACGGCCAAACTCACGTGGTCCACAGTGAGCTTGGCCTTGTTCTTACCCACCAAGTCAAACACATGGTCTTCGGCAGAACAGATCCGCAACTGATCCAGAACCTGATCGTGGTTTACAGGGACCTTGTGAAGTAACCTTCGAAAGCAGGTGCTCACACGCTGGAGTCGAAACATCATCTCGGGCCTCAGCTCACAATTTGCTTCATTGTTGCATGTGCATTATAGAACTGTCAACCATTATGTCATTGTGACAGGGGGTCACGCCCACAAATAATAGTCAGAAGATGAATTATGTTCCTAGATGAAGAAAcacatataaacaaaaaaataataatttataaaaaTATGTGCTGTAACATAATTATCTCGAACGCGTTAAAGACAACCCTTACCGTCACGTTAAAAATGTGAAAATTCCTTCATTCAACTGGATTGAGCAATCGGTTTTGTAACGTGGTATTCACGCTGTAGTAACAATTACAAACAACATCAAACAAACTTAACCGCCACAACTTGCGAGAATGTTCAGTAATAAATATACAGATTAAAAGAATTTGCATGGTTAAGATAAATGAAAAACGAGGGATAAGAATTTAAAGTCAAACTCACCTCGCATGCGGACACTACTTCCGTATCAAGTGACGTTTTCAAATGCAATTGGTGCGGCTGGTTTTGGCCTCCGAGTTCCAGTTTGCATGTACCTTGagcaaaatataaacaaaaatacTCCAGCTCGGTGAATAAAAATAGATTTTGAATTAAAATGATGGCACACCGTTATAATGATAATTAAttcacgttttttttccttccttcctacaaCTAAACCATAATAGAATTTATCATCATCTTCTTTATAGAACATCTTTGGCGGAGTCATTGACGTGCCGTAAAGTAGTCACTAtctgctgaaaacaaaaaaatggcgcACGATTCCTTCCCGAAATGCACTGACGTGACGTCCTCATCGCGCCATCTTCGGAAGCGGACGAGCAGTGGACATTGAATGAAGAGCCGTGCCTTTTGAAAGAAACGCCTGCTGCATGGAGTGATAATATCCATTTTTCAGGTAATACGAGTTTGCATTCATTATGTCTCGACTATTAAATCGTCCATGTTGCTCTTGAGCGTAGCTGCCCTGGAATCCATCCATGTTGCCGTGCTAAATTATGCTAAATTATAGCAGCGAGGCCCGTACAGATATCCAGTAGGAATCTGGGATCAATGTCAAATTTAACATTATAAATGAGCATTTTATGAATGTGTGAACCAAGAAAGTGCGTCAGTTATAaatttcaaacattttcaacatgCTATGTAGTTAGCACGAGCCGCGTGGGATTTTAAATGGTAGCTAGGCTAATGTTAGCACATTTCAGTTGGAAGCAAGTAGATAGGAGCTGGAACCATTTCTCCGTTTAAAATTTTCAACTCTTAAATTTAGAGCTCTATTGTTCACACAGCCTTTTCTATATTTAGAGGGAAAAGTTAATGGATTGAAAACTTAGGTAATGTCTCCTGTCTATTGGTGTCATTGCAGCtatgtaatatatataataatattattatgtgTCTGTTATCTAAGGTTTtgctccttcaggtggttcagcaacTCCTGTCATCATGGGGATCAAGGTTCAACGTTCTCGGTGCTTTCTTGACATTGGAATTGGAAGCGCAGCAGGTAAGATCGGATGTTTGGAAGACTTCGattcttgataaaaaaaaaatttagctGATAATGGACAGTTCTGTGTTGTACTGAGATGTActtctaatattttgacaaaTATTGAAATCTCCATCAAAAAAAGTCATATTGGTCTGGCCCCATTTAACTTTCTATTTAGTTACACTATTACCACATGTTTTATATAATACAGGtttccattttttaaaatccatttcttttgcagtGGGTCGAATCATTATCGAGTTGTTTACCGACGTTTGTCCCAAAACATGTGAAAACTTCAGATGCCTTTGCACAGGTGAGTTATTCACTACAATTTCACTCCTATTAAAATTTCACTGCAAAAAATATATCTCTCATTCACATTGTATTTTCTTCTAGGTGAGAAAGGTGTTGGTAAAGGAACCCAGAAACCTCTCCATTACAAAGGATGCCTGTTCCATCGTATTGTGAAAGACTTTATGATTCAAGGAGGAGACTTTAGCGAAGGTGGTtgcttaattttattgatttattatgAAGCATCACTAAAATAACACACCAAAGAAATGAACAGAAACATCTTATGATCTACTTTCTTTTGTTTCTGTAGGCAATGGAAGAGGGGGCGAGTCCATCTATGGAGGCTTTTTTGAAGGTAAAGATGTTGCGGGCTAATTAAATGACCATTGGCTTGAAAATGGTGATACAATTTTTGCAATCCCTATACCCCCAGACGAAAGCTTTGCTGTGAAACATAACAAGGAGTACATGCTGTCTATGGCCAATAGAGGAAAAGATACAAATGGATCACAGTTTTTCATGTAGGCACCCAGACGTTTTCTCAATATTACTGAATTGATGTCATTATTTGCTTGTGAATGTGTTGTTTTCTCTGAATCTTCTCAGCACAACAAAACCAACTCCCCATTTGGACGGGTAAGAACTGTGCAGTTGCAATTCTTTGCATTGATATGATGCACAAtgcacattttaatttttttttttttttttttggcagggtCCATGTGGTTTTTGGTCACGTGATTTCTGGTCAAGAGGTCGTACAAACTATGGAGAATGAGAAAACGGATCCCAACAGCCGACCCTATGCCGAAATCAAGGTTTTAAACTGTGGGGAACTTGTCCCCAAATCAAAAGGTTTGCTCCCAAAAATGAGTCAAGCAAGTATTTTCTAACTCTGCCAGGTATGTCCGTCTTAACCACGTCTTATGTTTTTGTAGCAAAGAAACATGACAAGAAAAAAGAGCGAGCCTCGTCAAGCTCCAGCAGCAGTTCAAGTGACTCCGACAGCTCCTCGGCATCGTCCTCTGACTCTGAAGAGTCTGACAAGGAGGCCAAGAAGCAGAAAAAGAAAGCCAAGAAGCAAAAGAAGAAACAGGAAAAGGAGAAAAAGACGTAATTGACCCTCAGATTCATTTTAGCACGTAACTTTTGAAAACCGCCGCTGATTTATCACTTGTGTTTTCACAGTGCCGAGCCTGAGATTGTCGAAGAGAAAGAACAAGAAGAGGTGGTCACATCCACCGTGCGCCCTGAAGAAATACCTCCCATTCCTGAGAATCGGTTCCTAATGAGACTCTCACCAGCCGAGAGAAAAAAGGAGGAGCCCGAGAAGGACAAAGACGGCAAAGATGAACGGCCTCGAGACAGGTGGGTCACTCCAAACTTTTTGCCCTGTGTTGATTGAGGGAAATTTAAACATTAGTTGATTAAACATTCATGTGTTGCTCCTGGCAGATCTGGCGCGCAACATAATTCTCAATATAACAGAAGATTGGTAATGACACGATCCGGCAGGAAGATCAAAGGCAGAGGCCCCAGGGTGAGCGTGTGTTCCTCAAACCGGCTGCACTTTTCCATCTGTCCGCCCGCAATCGATTCAGTATGTCTTTTCTCCCCTGCAGAGATACCGAACTCCTTCACGTTCTCGTTCAAGATCCAGAGATCGCTATCGCCGTAGCGAAACTCCGCCCCACTGGCGTCTGGAGTTGCAGCGTCAGAGGATGAGAGCAGTCACGGGGGAGCGTTGGATTAAAGGGGACAAGTAAGATGCCACAAGAAAACCCTCGTCATTGTAGTGCTTAACATTATCGCACAcgtaacatttttatttggttggatggatggatgattggacatttctttttatttttttccccagaggTGACATGAGTGAGGACAAGGACGAGGCCGCTAACACTCAGAGGAGAGAACGGCGGACCTCGGCTTCAAAGGGTGAGCACACCGACGACGGGAAAAAGGACAAGAAGTCTCGATCGCAGAGATCCAGAAGCAAGGACAATTCAGGGGAGAAGCAAGGTAAgcagaaggacaagaaaaggccCAAGTCAAAAAGCCGCAGTAAAAGCAGAGAAAAGAGCAGAAGGTCCAAAAGCAGAGAGAAGAGGAGACGGTCCAAAAGCAAAGAGAAGAGTCACAAACATAAGAGTAGTGAGAAGAAGGCTCGCTCTAGGAGCAAAGAACGAAACGCGGACAAGAAAGACAAGGAGAAGGAAAGCGATCAGCAcggcaaaaagaaaaataaagaccAAGAGCCCGACGGCAAGAAGAGAGAGGATTCCAAAACGAGCAACGGCGAGACAAGGCAGACAAAGTCTCAAAGCAAAGAGAGAAGTTCCAAGGACCGCCACCGATCCAGCAGCAGGACCCGAGAAAAGAGTGGACGCGGCGCCTCCAAAGACAAAGACGAAAAACGGGACAGAGAGAGGGGAAGGGAGCGTAGCAGGAGCGAGCGTAGGCGACACGGCGACGAAAGGCGGAGGACGCGTAGTCGGGAGCGCAGAAGCAAGGGCCACGATACTCACAGAAGCAGGCGCTCAAGAAGCAAGAGCAGCAGGAGGGGGCGGAGCAAGGATCGCAAGGACAGCCAACGGAGAAGAAGACACAGCAGcagctccagcagcagcagcagctcctcaGACAGCGATCAAGACAGACGCAAGCGTCGCAAGAGCCTCGAGTCCAAACGCAGAAGATCCAAAAGCGCCTCCAAGGACCGGAAAAGAGCTGACGCGACAAAAAGCAAAAGCAACAACAAGAGGAATCACTCGAGCTCCAGTTCGAGCTCTCGCAGCGACTGAGCTCgtcttaaaggggaagtcgtTTCCAAAATGTTCTTTAACATATGTTCTAGGCGTACCCGCTAGTCTGAACACGACATTcctaagtataaaaaaaataataataatctgattTCAAAAACTCAATTTAAATCAGAATGTCGAGATTCGACTAGCACATACAACATattggcaagaaaaaaaaaatgcaacttgaTTTCCTCTTGAGAATGGCTTGCcgcttttattttcttcttctccgATACGTCCTCATATAATGGTCAGCCTACTTCGTCTTTCAACAAAGAGCCGCACACATCGATATTCCTTACATGTCCACAGTGCCACTTTTGAATTCTCTGGCAGTCAAACAAGAGGCTGGAAAGAGAAGCGCTCGAGCGGAACCgataaattgcagcaaccaatgTGCTGCATCTTGTGAGCAgaggtcttttttttccttttttttttttttttgttttagcacGAAACAGGAAGGCAGACTGATGGCGTGCTGAAGGTGGGGACAGAAAACCACACCATAGTTTGATTATTTGGTTCAGCCGGTTAAAGATTTTACTGtaagacatgttttttttttttgttttctactgAAACTTTTATTTAACCTTTTTGGGGGGAGTAgcaaaagagatttttttttttgcatgcctgTTCCAGACCTTGAGGTTTTATCTTCACCCATTGACGTTTTAAATGACACCACATAGTCTTTGTATTCTTGTTgtcgttttgtttgttttttctttttaacggaGTAAACTGTAATGTCAGCTTAAAAATCATCTTATGTGAAATGCTCTAAGTAGGAGCTCCTCTCTGTAGATTGGAATTAAAATACATCGTTTTGATTTTAAAATACTGCTGCAACGTTCTACAATTATTAGCACTCACAAAATACAGTTACGTCGATAAATAGTGAGCAAGCGATCCTGAGAATGTAAAGTACTACTCGTTGggtgccacaagagggcgccaaaGCAGCACTTTTCCACCAGgagaaaaaatgtcaaatatgcAGGGTGACACTCTTACTATACATTCCAGTGAAAATATATTCAGAATTTGACACACCACAGTAAAGAACAGCAACGCCAGATAAATTATGATTTCGAATTCGTCTAAATCTTTGTCTTCATCAAAATTGTCAAGTTCAGCCAGTAAACTATAACCATGTAAAGCCCAACCTCTTCTTTGCATCTTCAATATCTACAACCTCATGGAGCTTCTTAATATCATGTGTCTTGTCTGAGACATATTTGGGCATTTCGGCACCGCTGCTGTCGTGAACGAGGTAGCGAGGTCTCGCTCCGGTGAAAGTGGGCCCCCCGGATACCCCTTCCCTCACGGCTTTGTAGAGTGGAAGCACACTGCGCTGAGCCGTGGCGGCTGCCTGGACCACAGCCCTTGAGTACTGTTGAAAGCCGAGCTCCTCCTCAGCGAGGAGCTCCATGTTCTTGGCTTCAAACTCGCGCTCAGCTTGCCTTACTTGATGCTGCCGGGCTTTTCTCTCCACCTGCATTGGAGCAAAAACGACCAAATGTCAAAACTGACTCCCGAGTCAACTCTTGCCTTCATCATCTACCATCTGGCTTGCATTGAAGTCCTGAATCTTTTGGAGCTCCTGCCGGATTCTCTGGGCCTTCTTTTGCTCTTCTTCAACAAATACTCTGTCACCTTCTTTCTTCGCTtgaagagcttctttttctttctcctttCTGATTAGTTCATTTTGGTCTTTCTCTTGAATCTAGCCAGACAAATTTGCCACGTTGAAATGCCACAAACTCTCCAGAAGAAACATTCTGCACTGTTTTTTTCCCGAAAAGTGGaaaatccaggtccagaatTTAAAACTCGGCCACAGTTTGGTTTTAACTCAGGTGATTTGGCGGTTTTAAGAGCTTAAACTCTGGCATGAGACTTTTACATTCTGGACCTGGCTTCG from Syngnathus scovelli strain Florida chromosome 8, RoL_Ssco_1.2, whole genome shotgun sequence includes these protein-coding regions:
- the ppig gene encoding peptidyl-prolyl cis-trans isomerase G; amino-acid sequence: MGIKVQRSRCFLDIGIGSAAVGRIIIELFTDVCPKTCENFRCLCTGEKGVGKGTQKPLHYKGCLFHRIVKDFMIQGGDFSEGNGRGGESIYGGFFEDESFAVKHNKEYMLSMANRGKDTNGSQFFITTKPTPHLDGVHVVFGHVISGQEVVQTMENEKTDPNSRPYAEIKVLNCGELVPKSKAKKHDKKKERASSSSSSSSSDSDSSSASSSDSEESDKEAKKQKKKAKKQKKKQEKEKKTAEPEIVEEKEQEEVVTSTVRPEEIPPIPENRFLMRLSPAERKKEEPEKDKDGKDERPRDRSGAQHNSQYNRRLVMTRSGRKIKGRGPRRYRTPSRSRSRSRDRYRRSETPPHWRLELQRQRMRAVTGERWIKGDKGDMSEDKDEAANTQRRERRTSASKGEHTDDGKKDKKSRSQRSRSKDNSGEKQGKQKDKKRPKSKSRSKSREKSRRSKSREKRRRSKSKEKSHKHKSSEKKARSRSKERNADKKDKEKESDQHGKKKNKDQEPDGKKREDSKTSNGETRQTKSQSKERSSKDRHRSSSRTREKSGRGASKDKDEKRDRERGRERSRSERRRHGDERRRTRSRERRSKGHDTHRSRRSRSKSSRRGRSKDRKDSQRRRRHSSSSSSSSSSSDSDQDRRKRRKSLESKRRRSKSASKDRKRADATKSKSNNKRNHSSSSSSSRSD